One genomic segment of Lytechinus pictus isolate F3 Inbred chromosome 18, Lp3.0, whole genome shotgun sequence includes these proteins:
- the LOC129282058 gene encoding transmembrane 9 superfamily member 3-like, whose product MWKGLFILSFVIFTLIFVVKGDEHTHEYEDKEEVVLWMNTVGPYHNRQETYSYFSLPFCRGPQQGISHYHETLGEALQGVELEFSGLDIDFKLDKPQTQYCEIEVTDEILRAFSYAVKNHYWYQMYIDDLPIWGIIGEADDNGQDYHIWTHKKLDIGYNGNQIVDVNLTSEVKVKLEKGIKIPFTYQIQWKKSAVTYKKRFDKYLDPNFFQHRIHWFSIFNSFMMVIFLVGLVSMILMRTLRKDYARYSRDDDLDDMERDLGDEYGWKQVHGDVFRPPTYPSVFSALIGNGYHMCTVVLSVIVFCIWGHLYTDRGSILSTAIFAYAATAPVNGYYGGGLYSRIGGKSWIKQMVLGAFLVPMSVCGVAFLINLIAMYYHASRAIPLGTMLAVTAICLFVILPLNLVGTILGRALAGQPNHPCRVNAVPRPIPEKKWFMEPLVIVLLGGVLPFGSIFIEMYFIFTSFWAYKIYYVFGFMLLVFGILAVVTICVTIVCTYFLLNAEDYRWQWTSFLAAASTSFYVYLYSFYYFLFKTKMYGLFQTTFYFGYMALFSLALGVMCGTIGYVGTGTFVRKIYSTVKID is encoded by the exons TATGAAGACAAGGAAGAGGTTGTCCTGTGGATGAACACCGTAGGTCCGTACCACAATCGACAGGAGACATACAGTTACTTCTCCCTCCCGTTCTGTAGAGGGCCCCAGCAGGGCATCAGCCATTATCATGAAACTCTCGGCGAGGCGTTGCAGGGCGTCGAGCTCGAGTTTAGCGGGCTTGACATCGATTTCAAGT tgGATAAACCCCAGACTCAGTACTGTGAGATTGAGGTCACAGACGAGATCTTGAGAGCTTTCTCATATGCCGTCAAGAATCATTATTGGTACCAGATGTATATTGATGATCTACCCATCTGGG GTATCATTGGAGAGGCAGATGACAATGGTCAGGACTACCATATCTGGACGCACAAGAAACTGGACATCGGCTACAACGGCAACCAGATCGTTGATGTCAACTTGACCTCTGAGGTCAAGGTCAAACTCGAGAAAGGGATCAAGATTCCGTTCACGTATCAGATTCAGTGGAAGAAGTCAGCTGTCACCTACAAGAAGCGATTTGACAAGTACCTTGATCCCAACTTCTTCCAACACAGG ATTCATTGGTTTTCCATCTTTAATTCCTTCATGATGGTCATCTTCTTGGTTGGACTTGTCTCCATGATTCTCATGAGGACTCTAAGGAAAGACTACGCTCGTTACAGCAGGGATGATGATCTGGATGACATG GAACGTGACCTTGGTGATGAGTATGGATGGAAGCAGGTTCATGGGGATGTGTTCAGACCGCCAACGTACCCTTCTGTATTCTCTGCATTGATAGGCAATGGATATCACATGTGTACTGTAGTACTCTCTGTCATTGTTTTCTGCATTTGGGGCCATCTATACACAGA CCGTGGATCCATCCTCAGTACAGCCATCTTTGCCTATGCTGCTACAGCACCTGTAAATGGGTATTATGGAGGAGGACTGTATTCAAGAATAGGAG GTAAATCATGGATCAAACAGATGGTATTGGGTGCTTTTCTTGTTCCAATGAGCGTCTGTGGTGTTGCTTTCTTAATTAATCTAATTGCTATGTATTATCATGCATCAAGAGCTATCCCATTAGGCACTATG CTTGCAGTGACAGCTATCTGCCTGTTTGTGATCTTACCCCTCAATCTGGTGGGTACCATCCTGGGTAGGGCCTTAGCCGGTCAACCAAACCACCCATGCAGGGTCAACGCAGTGCCACGCCCCATCCCAGAGAAGAAATGGTTCATGGAACCTTTGGTCATCGTGCTGCTTGGGGGCGTCCTACCCTTCGGTTCTATCTTCATTGAAAT GTACTTCATCTTCACATCTTTCTGGGCCTACAAGATCTACTACGTCTTTGGCTTCATGTTGCTGGTGTTTGGCATCCTGGCCGTGGTGACGATATGCGTCACCATCGTCTGTACCTACTTCTTACTCAATGCAGAGGATTATCGCTGGCAGTGGACAAGCTTCCTGGCAGCGGCCTCTACATCCTTCTATGTCTACCTGTATAGTTTCTATTACTTCCTCTTCAAAACAAA aatgtatGGCTTGTTTCAAACAACATTTTACTTTGGTTACATGGCACTGTTCAGCTTAGCACTGGGAGTGATGTGTGGAACCATCGGCTACGTCGGTACGGGAACTTTTGTAAGAAAGATCTACTCCACCGTCAAAATAGATTAG